Below is a genomic region from Methanobrevibacter sp..
TGGGAGGATTTGATATTATTGTTTTAAAAAATCATTATGCATCTATGGGCATGAAACATTGGAAAAAATATTCAAGTCTTGAGTTTAGGGAGGAGAAAATTAAAAAGTATCTTTATGTTATAAGATCAATACTTACATGGATGCTTTTAAACCGTGATATGTATCCTCCAATTAAAATTCAGGAATTATTGGAGCATGATTTAATCAACATCAATGAAGACATCAAAAAGGCGATTTATGAATTGATTGATTATCATCAGGATAATGGTGAGATAAATGAATATACAATTTTAAAATTGAATTCTTTTATTATGGATTCACTTTCCAAAATGAAAACTGTTAAGGTAAATTCATTTAAAAGTCTTGAGGATTATGATGAAAGATTTAGGGAATTGCTTGTTGTCTGCAGGTGATAATGTGATGGTTAATTTTCATGAAATTGGAGAAATTGCATTAATTGTTGGCGATTTGAAGGAGACAATAATTATTCATAATCAGATTGTTAGTGAATTGAATTATGGGGAGTTCATAACTAACAATTATGATGCATAATTGTGGTGTCAGCTCATCATCTCTCAGATTAGTTGAATTTTTGATAATTAATTTGCCTACATTCACCAAGATCAATAATTTTTTCCATTTTATTTTATTATTATGATTATTAAAATTTATTTTTCAGCAAAATTTATGTATTTAAACTATTACATATAGATGGCATGATTGATATTTGTAGTTTTTGAAAGATTGTGAAATTTGTGGAAATTAACAGATTTTATAATTTCTATAAAATTTAATAAATTTTAATAAAATTTACAGTTAAAAAAGAAATATACTGCTTTATTAGTTTTCCTTATGGTTGAAATTATTATATATTCGGATAATTAATTTATAATACTGTTTT
It encodes:
- a CDS encoding DNA polymerase beta superfamily protein, producing MRDKIVKILGEIEKNEDIEILYACEAGSRVWGFANENSDYDVRFIYKKRDIKSYLSLNQPRDVIEYECDDLDIVGWDIKKALNLHYKNNPNLREWLVSPEVYINRGIQSIFSGLGGFDIIVLKNHYASMGMKHWKKYSSLEFREEKIKKYLYVIRSILTWMLLNRDMYPPIKIQELLEHDLININEDIKKAIYELIDYHQDNGEINEYTILKLNSFIMDSLSKMKTVKVNSFKSLEDYDERFRELLVVCR